The following is a genomic window from Anopheles aquasalis chromosome 3, idAnoAquaMG_Q_19, whole genome shotgun sequence.
TGTATGTTCACAAAGTCCCGTTACTGTACGCACTGGGACGGAATCGGCAGGTAACGggagaagggaaaagaaacataTTGTCAGCACAAATGCGGCAACTTACCTCTGTCAGGAGTCGCTTCAATCCCTCTACCTCATCTTCACCGGCACTCAGCTCGCCTCCGGGAAGCTTGAAAAACGTCGTTCccagttgcaacagcagcacatgcGGTAGACCGTGCTCGTGAACCTAACGTGCGGGGGAAAAGACCCggttcaattttccacctgaAAATGATGCTTCACCATTCTCTAGACCACAACGCTTACCAACAGAACACCCTCCACCGAACGGCGCATTCCAATTTTATCGAACTCATCGCGCATTCTCTGGAACCTGGCCGGCACCGATGGGTCCTTCTCGAATAGCGGTTCCTTCGTGCCGAACGTGTAGTTTGTTAGCGGGTACCTAGCGGGTAGCGGATACGAGGGGCGTAAAAACAGCAACGGATCACATGGCCCGGGATGGTCCCGGGAAATCGATACTTACAAGTTGATGGTTCGATTGAGCGTCATCGATTGGTTGGTCTGCACTTTATTCATTTCCGTCAGGCCCGTTCCGTGGCTGTTTCGGCGGGGCCAGCCCGAGCCGGTTTTGTTTACTGCTTGCGACGCCATCCTTTTTCTCCGCTCGTCGATTCCTTCCACAACAAAATCTCGCTATTACCGGCGTACGCGAGTCACAGCGTGTCGTATAAAATAGATGGGTATGAAAAGCACTAGCacgattggttggttgaatAAAACGATTAAAAAGCTAATCCCGGTTTATTAAAAATACACTTTTCCGTGCGGCACCGTGCGCTCTCACtcgctttttcttcgcttgTACTCCCATGCGCTAGCAGAGCCGCAACCCGCACAGCAAAattgggtgggggggggggggctggctcGACTCCCGATGACGCGCCGCTGGCAGCTGTCAAACGCGCGCAGGCGGTGTTTATAAAAAAAGCGTTCTTTTCAGGAGatcgaaggaagcgaagaTTGCAGCATCAATTTGCGAAGCGAAGATTGCAGCATCAATTCGCGATATTCGGACCCCATCAACATAACTAATCATGAAATTAGTCAGGTTCGTACAGGAGACGGTCAGCGGCGGTGAGCGCCAATCGGATCAGAGAACGGTGCACCTCTTTCGGAAGCTGTAGCGACGCTTCCCGCTATAACCTCAAATGTACCGGGTGATTCCGTTTCTGTTGTAGGTTTTTGATGAAACTCAGCCATGAAACGGTGACCATCGAGCTGAAAAATGGTACACAAGTGCACGGTACCATCACGGGAGTGGATGTAGCGATGAACACACACTTGAAGGCGGTGAAAATGACTATCaagaaccgggaaccggttaCGCTGGACTCGTTGAGCATTCGCGGCAACAACATTCGGTACTACATTCTGCCGGATAGTTTGCCCCTGGAAACGCTCCTGATTGACGATGCGCCCAAGACGCGAGCGAAGAAACGGGAAGCGAATCGTGGTGGACCGCGCGGACGAGGCAGAGGAACCAGGGGTGGTCGCGGTGGGCCCCGAGGCGGTCGTGGCGGCGGTCGCGGTCGTGGAAGacgctagagagagagatgagaacCGTCGATATCTCCGCCTCCCCCTGCACCGTCACTAGCATTTAAGCACTTCTTTCATCTTACATTACGAATTCCGGTCATTTCGGGCAAACGGCTGCGAAAGGCAAATGCATGCTGAATTAAGAATCATGTAAGCAGGCAAAAGAACTAGTTTGTCAGAAAGGTAGTTGGAattgtgttttaattaaatcgcCGAGTGCAACCCTCGGTCAAGCGCCATTAACCAGTACGTACAGGCCGTACACGAGAAAGCAAATGAAGAACAGGCACGCGGCCACAGCGAAAGATTTGGAGTTTTCCTTGTGCATCTTGTGCAGCagctgttcgttcgtttccagCAGTTTGGCGAGCTCTTTCAGCTCCAGCGAGAGTTCCCGTTTGCGGTCCTCGGCCAGATTGGGGTCATTCAAATTTCGTTCCATGCGCCGTAAGCGCTCCCGCAGCCCGGCGATTGTTTCATTGGTGGCTTCGATCTGAAACCAAATTGAGAAGGTGTTAGCGAGGAATTTCTGGAATAAAACGGATTACTGAACCTCCTGTTGAATCGGACACGGTTTCATTTTACGTTGAAGTCGTTGGTCCGTTGCGGGGGCGatttttgggtgttttgtttACGTGAAACGCAGGCTAAAACCAGATCCCATAAGCTAGCGTGGTGGGATGGACAGAAGAGTTATAACAAAGATAAAACCTCGCCACTTGCTTTTAATAACTAATAATTTTGATGAATATGTTGAATATTTCCTTGGACCTCTGATCAAGAAATAAAtacaaaattaattaattaaaaacgaattttCAAGTCATAATCCGATCGTAGCGATTCCCATAGTGAGCCTTGTGGATACGCTGACTGGGAGCCAAGGCGGCCATGACAATCGCGTGAATTGCATTTTTGGTACTGATCCGAGAACAAGTAAATAGAAACGGGTGCGATTGGTCGAGTTATTTTGTAACAAAATCTGTCCTTCTCGCAGGCAAAATGCGAGATATCAGTACCATGGAGGTGGATCAACAGCGGGGCGAAGGATTCCGCTCGTATTACGTGCAGAAAATCGAGGAATTGCAGCTTATCGTGGCGGAGAAAAACCAGAACCTGCGACGTCTCCAGGCCCAGCGTAATGAGCTGAACGCCAAGGTTAGGATGTTGCGCGAAGagctgcaactgctgcagGAGCAGGGAAGCTACGTCGGCGAGGTGGTGAAGCCGATGGACAAGAAGAAGGTCCTGGTGAAAGTGCACCCGGAGGGTAAGTTTGTCGTGGATATCGATAAGAACATCGACATCAACGACGTGACGCCCAACTGTCGGGTGGCGCTGCGTAACGAGAGCTACACGCTGCACAAGATTCTGCCGAACAAGGTGGATCCGCTCGtatcgctgatgatggtggagaaggTACCGGATTCCACGTACGAGATGGTCGGTGGTCTGGATAAGCAGATCAAGGAGATCAAGGAGGTGATCGAGCTGCCCGTCAAACATCCGGAGCTGTTCGATGCCCTCGGTATCGCTCAACCGAAGGGGGTGCTGCTGTACGGGCCACCGGGAACCGGCAAGACTCTGCTCGCTCGTGCCGTAGCTCACCACACCGAGTGTACCTTCATTCGAGTGTCCGGATCCGAGCTGGTGCAGAAATTCATCGGCGAAGGTTCCCGTATGGTACGCGAGCTGTTCGTTATGGCCCGGGAACACGCACCGTCCATCATTTTCATGGAtgaaatcgattccatcgGTTCGTCGCGTATCGAGAGCGGCAGTGGTGGAGACTCGGAAGTGCAGCGTACGATGTTGGAGCTGCTGAACCAGTTGGACGGCTTCGAGGCGACAAAGAACATCAAAGTCATCATGGCCACGAATCGTATCGACATTCTGGATCCGGCACTGCTGCGCCCCGGTCGCATTGATCGCAAAATCGAGTTCCCGCCACCAAACGAGGAGGCCCGTCTGGACATCCTGAAGATCCACTCGCGCAAGATGAATCTGACGCGCGGTATCAACCTGCGGAAGATTGCCGAACTGATGCCCGGTGCTTCGGGAGCGGAGGTCAAGGGTGTTTGCACGGAGGCCGGCATGTATGCGCTGCGCGAACGCCGTGTGCATGTCACGCAGGAAGACTTCGAGATGGCCGTGGCGAAGGTTATGCAGAAGGACTCTGAAAAGAACATGTCCATCAAGAAACTGTGGAAGTAAGCACTTGCATGCTTCGCCAACCGTGTGTACTTTAGGCGGTAATCTGTGTCCCGGTAGTTGTTTCGAACTGGGGATGTCTAAATAAAGAGAATTATTGTAAGGGATATCGGTTGAATTCATTTTGTTTGGGAGGGTTGTGGGATttggttttgatgttttcctcCCACGAAGGAAGCTTTGCATGCGTAGGCTACTAGAACAAAGCAGTCTCTGCGGCTCATTTTCTTTAATAAGAATGAGAACTTCCGGTTGTTCCAAATACCGTCGCCTTGATACATAAGCAAAGGATACGGTGGTCCGCTAGTTATTTTACACCGAGCACGAATGCCTTTTCTCcaattttatttgcaaatgaaACTTCAACCATTATTTCGCTAAAACATTACGCATTATCTCACAGTTTTTCAACTAATGTTGGCCTGAATCCGTCTCTCGGTTCAACCGCATCCGCTGCAGAATTTCACGCAACAACGCCTCTTACTTGATTGTGACCTGAACACCGTCTTCCTGTGCGTTACCGAGCCTGTCTGGTCTGTAATGCACCTGCAAACACAGCCACTCCTTTTGATGATCCTGAAAGACCTCAACAACGAACTAGAACGGGGTTTGTCTTTAATACTCTCTACTATATACTGTACACAACATGATGTTGAACCAGGCAAGCTAGTTAGCAACCACCAGATTTCTCTACACCTCTCCATGCATTCTTCTCTTTTAACTGCATTCATCATGTATTGCTTCGAAATGAATAATGCTCAAAAGCAAACACGTCGACGCTCTGCTAAAATGCTACAGTACCGAGTATGTGATGGTTGACCAAACGCTCCACTTTTTGTCCCGTTGGCTTTCAGATCGTTCAACATATTCCGATTTCCCTCTTGGGGATACACTTACTTATCTGTGACTGCCGACGATAACAAtctttgcgtgttttttttcctttccccccttttcgatGGAACATTCGAGCGCGTCTCTAAATTTTACCATTTAACAAGCACAGCCGCTACAGTCCTAAATGATTTTCAAATGCCAGCCATCGGAAGAAAAATCAACGGAAACAAACAGTTTAGACCCGGGACAGGGTTTCGTCCAAACGATAAATAAAGTTAACAAAACTGTCTCTTTCGCCCTGTAAAGTAATCTTCCTATCATACTCCCGTGTTGAACAACCATAAGTCGCAAATGCTGCTAATCAAGTAAAAGGACTGAAACGAAAGTAACGAGTCCGGGAAATCTTCAAATGCCGACACGGCGCCGAAGCTATCTCAAATGCTATCCAACTGTCGATCTCCCTCTTTGCGTTTGCTGCACTCGCACGCGGGGCATTCGCTTGGTGCAATAACCTAGTCACTAGTGTTGACTACCAAACGCATTATGGATTAGGAGGTGGTTTCGGCGGTTGTTTGTCTCTCGCTTAATGTCTTGAGGATTCGTCGTTCTGCAAAGGAGGCAGTGTGGGTGGGGCATCTTTAGCTAAAAACATGGCCATACCGAACCCAAACGCCCGGCAACGATGGATGCTGGATTgtgtgattttgtttttcgtttttttggcagagcGTCTTCAACTGGCCCGCTTTCCTACTTCAACGCTTGGTAGAGCTTCCAAGCACAGAACGAGGTAGCGAGCACCGTCACTAACCGATGGCTAAACATGACGAATCTGTTACCGGTGTGCACCAGCACTACTGGTGTTGAAGCTCCTTCAGGGATTGGAATTTTCATCAgattctttcgctttcgctcaaCCTACGGAGGAAACGGTAagcaaacaccatcatcaaatACTACTCGGGAACCGGTTTGAAGGCAAACTGCCTTCCGACATACCTGATATTCCACACACGGATCGCAGGCCCAGCACATGCTGTACAGACTAGTGCAGAACACGGATGCGGCACAGAACGAATAGCAAAATATGTCGGATTTCCACGCTAGACctgtaaagtaaaaaaaaaacacaccattTGAGATAGAATACAGTACGGTCTGTGGCAATCTTGCCATCACGAACTTACCGATCGCTATCGATGCTGCGCCACTCGCAAGCGACGTCTTGTGTAAGCAATTGCCTACCGATATCCATCGTTCCGTTTCCTCGCCTAACCGGGtcggctcgatgatgatgaagcggaTCTTTTTGTCCAGCGCTGTATTGAGATCGGTTTGGAACATTTCGTGTGCATTTTCGCCTTCATACACCTCGCGGATCACGCGTACGGAGGGAGATATGAGCTCGCTGCAAAAGACAGTTCAATATCAAGTAAGCACTGGTGTACTAAAACATGAAACCTGTTGAAACCATCCAAGAAGGAGTAACAGTGCCTACATTTTTTACTGAAATTATCATCAACAGTACCGAAATAAGAATGAACCGAGGGTAAAGAAATTTAAGAAACAATAAACGCTTATCGGACTGCCCTTGAAAAGGGCAAACACTCACTCTATGGGGCTTAATCGCTTTGTAGGGTTGGCAGGATTAGACATATTTTGCAGTGAGATGGCTTCTTCGCTTACTCCCACGGTTTAGCTCAGCAAAACTAAGTACCCGATGCAAACGATTGCGCCACTCTATCGAACTCCTATCTATTTCTCGCAGGAGCAGAAGAGCTAGCGAAAGATCACTCTCGGATGACGGACCCCGTTATGGTAGCTTGCACACGAAACACGATCACTGTTGGTTCCGTTCTCCGGTGGCGACTGTAGAGTGGGTCCGAGTGTGGCGACTACGAAGCTACCCAAGTTAAGGTGATGCGCGTGTTCGCTAGGTTAGTATCAGAACTGGGTCAAGTTCTAAGATGCACGAGGGTAAGTTCCGTGCAACGAGGTCCCGCCAGTGATGAGAATAGCGTGCAAAAGGATAATGAATGCATTTCAGTTAAATATGAATCGAAGGGTTATACACCGTTCTATGCAATGTTATGGCAAGGAGAGGTCACAAAAGAAATAACTTTACCAAACCATGAGCACCATTAGTATTAGGCCAATTTCTTTGACTACCTCGTTAAACAGAtgcttcgctcgctggccacccTATCCAAGCtcttaagaaaaaaaagagcaactTCAAGTTCAAGGTCCTTGCATGCACCGTCAACGCACTCTTtgccgctgcagctggagTAGGGGGCAAAGGGCAACACAACTTCGTCCACCGCGGCGCGTGGACTGCTTGCGAATTTGGCCTAACGTTTACAGGTTTTCTGGCGAAATGTGCGAGGATAACTAAAAAGTTAGTCCCAAACGCCGGTACCGAGGGCACACGAGGAGTTTCGATACCGCGGAGGGGGCCGCCTGTTATGTAAAAGACGGACGAGGTTCGAGTGCGAGTTTGTTCTCGAAGCGGAACGCCCGAATGAAAAGCAAGTCTCGCCTGCGGTTAACTGCGGTGCCTGTTAGTAAACGTAGGACGAGAGGGAATTTAGTTACCTTCCACCGGTCACTTTATCACTCTGCATTTTCCGGCCAATAGTTGCGCgtactttttgttttcccagcAGCCCGTTTGCTTCGCGGATATTCGCGGAGAgcgtaaaataaaaacactaCAGCTGTCAACCAGAAACCTGCCCGAACCGAGTGCTTGACAGTTGGGAACACGGCGCAGGCCTCTAGAGTTTGTTTTCCTCCAGCCAAGGGCCGAGAACTACAGAGGGAAAACCTCGACCGAGAAGCAGGAAAAACTCGCCGCTGGCCGGACGGGGAGGTGAAAAGCGCATCGGGACAGCCACCGCCATGGACAAGGTCGAGAAAATCTTCTCCATCAAAACGCCCCGCATCAAGCAGAAGGATTTAAAGTGCCGGAATGGGTGCGGATTCTACGGGAACGCTCAGTGGAACGGGCTGTGCTCCAAGTGTTATCGCGAACGTTCGCTGAAAGAGAAACACATTAAGCGTAAGTGCCTGTTATCGAAGGAGGCGTTCCGCGATGACTCGGATCGGCCCTGGGTCGCTCGGGCGGAAATGCCAGTGATAATGATGTCGGGGGTTCCTTTTGCGATCATTCATAGCATTCCGGttgctgaaaaatgaaacggcgcatcagcagccacagcagcataGGACTCGCGACCATCATGGATACtccgagcaacagcaacttccGCAAGCAACTTCATCCTCGcagggtggtggcggtggtggtcacctGCATCCTTCGCCACCGGTGCGGCAACAGTCATTGCACTCCAAGCTGATACCGAAGCTATCATCATCGGGTGATCGTgatgagaagaaaaagaagctgaATTTGATGGAACTCATTAAAAAGTCGACACCAAACAGAGGTACCAATCTGCCACCGATGGCACCATCTGCGGATTGGCCACTTACATTTGCCTACTCTTCTTTACCATCCCCTGTGGGGTTTCAGATTCAGAAAAGTCCCGTCACCACAGTCGGCAAACGTTCGATAAGCTGGAGCAAGAGTACATCGATGCACTGAAAGCGCTAAAGGTGGATGAAGCGGCCAAGCAGGAACTGAAATACTTTATCCACATGCTGGACCAGCAGATTCGTAAGAAGCATGCCAGCAGCAATATCGACGAGGTGTCCGAGCTGGTGCAGAACGGTTACACCAAGTTCCGGGACTATATGCACATGGAAAACTCCAAGTTTGCCAACGCATCGGAAGAGATGAGGGAACAGGTGCTGGACTTTTTCGAGCGTTGCATTATGACGAAGAATCACAAGTATCTGTTCTCGCCACCGTCAACCAGCGACGAGGATAATGATTCGTACATTCACAAGCGCATTCGGCAGCTGAGCTGGATCACGGCGAAG
Proteins encoded in this region:
- the LOC126574585 gene encoding cleavage and polyadenylation specificity factor subunit 5, with the translated sequence MASQAVNKTGSGWPRRNSHGTGLTEMNKVQTNQSMTLNRTINLYPLTNYTFGTKEPLFEKDPSVPARFQRMRDEFDKIGMRRSVEGVLLVHEHGLPHVLLLQLGTTFFKLPGGELSAGEDEVEGLKRLLTETLGRQDGVKQDWIVEDTIGNWWRPNFEPPQYPYIPPHITKPKEHKRLFLVQLHEKALFAVPKNYKLVAAPLFELYDNSQGYGPIISSLPQALCRFNFIYM
- the LOC126574950 gene encoding probable small nuclear ribonucleoprotein Sm D1; translation: MKLVRFLMKLSHETVTIELKNGTQVHGTITGVDVAMNTHLKAVKMTIKNREPVTLDSLSIRGNNIRYYILPDSLPLETLLIDDAPKTRAKKREANRGGPRGRGRGTRGGRGGPRGGRGGGRGRGRR
- the LOC126574951 gene encoding uncharacterized protein LOC126574951; the protein is MKPCPIQQEIEATNETIAGLRERLRRMERNLNDPNLAEDRKRELSLELKELAKLLETNEQLLHKMHKENSKSFAVAACLFFICFLVYGLYVLVNGA
- the LOC126576495 gene encoding 26S proteasome regulatory subunit 8; amino-acid sequence: MRDISTMEVDQQRGEGFRSYYVQKIEELQLIVAEKNQNLRRLQAQRNELNAKVRMLREELQLLQEQGSYVGEVVKPMDKKKVLVKVHPEGKFVVDIDKNIDINDVTPNCRVALRNESYTLHKILPNKVDPLVSLMMVEKVPDSTYEMVGGLDKQIKEIKEVIELPVKHPELFDALGIAQPKGVLLYGPPGTGKTLLARAVAHHTECTFIRVSGSELVQKFIGEGSRMVRELFVMAREHAPSIIFMDEIDSIGSSRIESGSGGDSEVQRTMLELLNQLDGFEATKNIKVIMATNRIDILDPALLRPGRIDRKIEFPPPNEEARLDILKIHSRKMNLTRGINLRKIAELMPGASGAEVKGVCTEAGMYALRERRVHVTQEDFEMAVAKVMQKDSEKNMSIKKLWK
- the LOC126577572 gene encoding transmembrane protein 11 homolog, mitochondrial isoform X1 encodes the protein MSNPANPTKRLSPIDELISPSVRVIREVYEGENAHEMFQTDLNTALDKKIRFIIIEPTRLGEETERWISVGNCLHKTSLASGAASIAIGLAWKSDIFCYSFCAASVFCTSLYSMCWACDPCVEYQVERKRKNLMKIPIPEGASTPVVLVHTGNRFVMFSHRLVTVLATSFCAWKLYQALK
- the LOC126577572 gene encoding transmembrane protein 11 homolog, mitochondrial isoform X2, with amino-acid sequence MQSDKVTGGSELISPSVRVIREVYEGENAHEMFQTDLNTALDKKIRFIIIEPTRLGEETERWISVGNCLHKTSLASGAASIAIGLAWKSDIFCYSFCAASVFCTSLYSMCWACDPCVEYQVERKRKNLMKIPIPEGASTPVVLVHTGNRFVMFSHRLVTVLATSFCAWKLYQALK